One window of Camelina sativa cultivar DH55 chromosome 4, Cs, whole genome shotgun sequence genomic DNA carries:
- the LOC104784178 gene encoding katanin p60 ATPase-containing subunit A-like 2, with amino-acid sequence MEASKFWPLKNFCDSEKLIRVLFDLARHHAPSTIFLDEIDAIISQRGGEGRSEHEASRRLKTELLIQMDGLQKTNELVFVLAATNLPWELDAAMLRRLEKRILVPLPDPEARRGMFEMLLPSQPGDEPLPHDVLVEKSEGYSGSDIRILCKEAAMQPLRRTLAILEDREDIVPEEELPKIGPILPEDIDRALSNTRPSAHLHAHLYDKFNDDYGSQILK; translated from the exons ATGGAAGCATCCAAATTCTGGCCACTCAAGAACTTTT GTGATTCTGAGAAGTTGATAAGAGTTCTGTTCGATCTAGCTAGGCATCACGCACCTTCAACGATATTTCTTGATGAAATAGATGCAATCATAAGCCAACGTGGTGGTGAAGGCCGCAGTGAACATGAAGCAAGCAGGCGTCTCAAAACCGAGCTTCTCATTCAG ATGGATGGGTTACAGAAAACGAATGagcttgtgtttgttttagCAGCAACAAATCTCCCCTGGGAACTAGATGCAGCTATGCTCCGGCGTCTAGAGAAAAGA ATTCTTGTACCTTTACCGGATCCGGAAGCAAGAAGAGGAATGTTCGAGATGCTCTTGCCGTCACAACCAGGCGATGAGCCATTGCCTCATGATGTGCTGGTTGAGAAATCTGAGGGTTACTCTGGTTCGGACATTCGAATACTTTGTAAGGAAGCTGCGATGCAACCATTAAGACGCACACTAGCTATTTTAGAAGACAGAGAAGATATTGTGCCTGAAGAGG AGTTGCCAAAAATTGGTCCCATCCTACCAGAAGATATTGATCGAGCTCTGAGCAACACTCGACCATCCGCTCATCTGCACGCCCATCTTTACGACAAGTTCAATGATGATTATGGTAGCCAAATTCTTAAGTAA
- the LOC104781850 gene encoding rRNA-processing protein UTP23 homolog encodes MRVKRQKKNRRTVRFFTVCFGFRQPFKVLCDGTFIHHLVANEITPADTVISDLLGGPVKLFTTRCVVAELEKLGKDFSESLEAAQMLSTATCEHEEAKAADECLSQVLGLQNTEHFFLGTQDADFRRKLQQESIVPLVFGLRNILLIDQPSDFQRETAKDSEKRRLNMTDTEKRLLAKRTSKIVASNRPEGTIANEEWGMPRVISTRNNALGVKDRPQFKRNRAKGPNPLSCMKKKKNNNTERRQFKSKAESNSGAQKEKKEGESDAKKRTRKRSKEGKSGPESTE; translated from the exons ATGAGAGTGAAAAGGCAGAAGAAAAACAGGAGAACGGTTAGATTCTTCACAGTATGTTTCGGATTCCGTCAGCCTTTCAAAGTCCTTTGCGACGGCACTTTCATCCACCATCTTGTTGCTAATGAGATCACCCCCGCCGACACTGTTATCTCCGATCTCCTCGGAGGTCCCGTCAAGCTCTTCACCACCAG ATGTGTGGTTGCCGAGTTGGAGAAACTGGGTAAAGATTTTTCAGAATCCCTAGAAGCTGCTCAGATGCTCAGTACAGCTAC ATGTGAGCACGAGGAGGCAAAAGCAGCAGATGAGTGTTTGTCACAAGTTTTAGGTTTACAAAACACCGAGCATTTCTTTCTCGGAACTCAGGACGCTGACTTTAGGAGAAAGCTTCAGCAG GAGTCTATTGTTCCTCTTGTCTTTGGACTAAGGAACATACTACTGATCGATCAACCTTCTGATTTCCAACGTGAGACTGCCAAAGACTCTGAAAAGAGGCGCTTAAATATGACCGACACAGAAAAAAGGTTGTTGGCGAAACGGACTTCGAAAATTGTAGCTTCTAATAGACCAGAAGGAACAATTGCAAATGAAGAATGGGGGATGCCTCGAGTTATTTCTACAAGAAATAATGCACTTGGTGTGAAAGATAGACCTCAATTCAAAAGAAATAGAGCTAAG GGTCCAAATCCACTTTCatgcatgaagaagaagaagaacaacaatacAGAGAGACGTCAATTCAAATCTAAAGCCGAGTCTAACTCTGGTGCACAAAAG GAAAAGAAAGAAGGCGAGAGTGATGCAAAAAAGAGGACAAGAAAACGATCGAAAGAAGGAAAATCTGGTCCGGAGAGTACCGAGTGA
- the LOC104781849 gene encoding uncharacterized protein LOC104781849 translates to MALSAAFKERLDQMEFTRKQRLDLLQAEKELQVNKSQILATKHQSIQSIERRCLMLDQKIASQNLKITVLRSNIEDLDSKYQNYIHQLRTLKSEVEELKELDEEREKYYMVKRLETNEFMQTVERFRSENRFQIENLRNRIRELKSAFEEIHEKNSYLQNTS, encoded by the exons ATGGCGCTTTCGGCAGCATTCAAGGAGAGACTCGATCAAATGGAGTTCACCAGAAAACAACGACTCGATCTTCTCCAG GCGGAGAAAGAGTTACAAGTGAACAAATCACAGATTTTAGCAACGAAGCACCAAAGTATACAATCCATAGAACGCAGATGTTTGATGTTAGACCAAAAAATAGCTTCGCAAAACCTCAAGATCACAGTTCTCAGATCTAACATTGAGGATCTCGATTCAAAATACCAGAACTATATACATCAATTGAG GACACTGAAGAGCGAGGTTGAAGAGCTGAAAGAGTTAGATGAAGAGAGGGAGAAGTACTACATGGTGAAGCGCTTAGAGACGAATGAGTTTATGCAAACCGTTGAGAGGTTTAGATCAGAGAACCGGTTTCAAATCGAGAACCTGAGAAACCGAATCAGAGAG CTTAAATCAGCGTTCGAAGAAATTCATGAGAAGAACAGTTATCTGCAGAATACAAGTTAA
- the LOC109132586 gene encoding uncharacterized protein LOC109132586 codes for MAAITSAVIAIAGIILGWVTIELACKPCLESGREAIDRSLNPDYDPDDEDVVDTTSGIRAPLIPNTPPDNSDPDPSTAIKSV; via the coding sequence ATGGCGGCGATAACAAGCGCGGTGATCGCAATAGCCGGAATAATCTTGGGATGGGTAACGATAGAGTTAGCTTGTAAGCCTTGCCTGGAGTCAGGGCGTGAAGCTATCGACAGATCTCTAAACCCGGATTACGATCCCGACGACGAAGACGTCGTCGACACAACTTCCGGTATTCGTGCTCCTCTCATCCCAAATACTCCTCCCGATAACTCCGATCCTGATCCCTCCACCGCGATCAAGTCAGTCTGA
- the LOC104781851 gene encoding pyruvate dehydrogenase E1 component subunit beta-3, chloroplastic, whose amino-acid sequence MSAILQGAGAGAAAALSPFNSIDSNKLVAHSRSSLSVRSKRYIVAGSDEGTNKSFGSSSLIARRSQPLMIPNAVAATKADTASSSTPSKSGHELLLFEALQEGLEEEMDRDPHVCVMGEDVGHYGGSYKVTKGLADKFGDLRVLDTPICENAFTGMGIGAAMTGLRPVIEGMNMGFLLLAFNQISNNCGMLHYTSGGQFTIPVVIRGPGGVGRQLGAEHSQRLESYFQSIPGIQMVACSTPYNAKGLMKAAIRSENPVILFEHVLLYNLKESIPDEEYICNLEEAEMVRPGEHITILTYSRMRYHAMQAAKTLVNKGYDPEVIDIRSLKPFDLHTIGNSVKKTHRVLIVEECMRTGGIGASLTAAINENFHDYLDAPVMCLSSQDVPTPYAGTLEEWTVVQPAQIVTAVEQLCQ is encoded by the exons ATGTCTGCGATACTCCAAGGAGCTGGAGCTGGAGCTGCAGCGGCTCTTTCGCCGTTTAATTCTATCGATTCCAACAAACTCGTCGCTCATTCTCGCTCTTCTCTTTCAG TGAGGAGTAAGAGATACATTGTGGCTGGATCTGATGAGGGAACTAATAAAAGCTTTGGTTCTTCTAGCCTCATAGCTCGTCGTTCTCAGCCGTTGATGATACCAAATGCTGTTGCTGCG ACGAAGGCGGACACTGCTTCCAGTTCCACCCCATCAAAGTCTGG ACATGAGCTATTGCTTTTTGAGGCTCTTCAAGAAGGTCTAGAAGAAGAAATGGACAGAGATCCACATGTATGTGTCATGGGTGAAGATGTAGGCCATTACGGAGGCTCATACAAAGTTACCAAAGGTCTAGCTGACAAGTTCGGCGATCTCAGGGTTCTCGATACTCCAATTTGTGAAAACGCCTTCACTGGTATGGGCATTGGAGCTGCCATGACAGGACTAAGACCTGTCATTGAAGGTATGAACATGGGGTTTCTACTCTTAGCCTTCAACCAAATCTCCAACAACTGTGGCATGCTTCACTACACATCTGGTGGTCAATTCACTATCCCGGTTGTAATCCGTGGTCCTGGTGGTGTTGGCCGGCAGCTCGGAGCTGAGCATTCTCAGCGGCTTGAGTCTTACTTCCAGTCAATTCCTGGGATTCAGATGGTGGCTTGCTCAACACCTTACAACGCTAAAGGATTGATGAAAGCGGCGATAAGAAGCGAGAATCCCGTGATTCTGTTCGAACATGTTCTGCTCTATAACCTCAAAGAGAGTATCCCAGACGAAGAATACATCTGTAATCTGGAAGAAGCGGAAATGGTCAGACCCGGTGAACACATCACGATACTGACGTATTCGAGGATGAG GTACCATGCAATGCAGGCTGCAAAGACGCTGGTGAACAAAGGGTATGATCCAGAGGTTATCGACATTAGGTCGTTGAAGCCTTTTGATCTCCACACAATTGGAAACTCCGTGAAGAAGACCCACCGGGTTTTGATTGTAGAGGAATGTATGAGAACGGGAGGAATCGGAGCCAGCTTGACAGCTGCCATAAACGAGAACTTTCATGATTACTTGGATGCTCCGGTGATGTGTTTGTCTTCTCAAGATGTTCCAACTCCTTACGCTGGTACATTGGAGGAATGGACGGTTGTTCAACCAGCTCAAATCGTCACTGCCGTCGAACAACTCTGCCagtaa
- the LOC104781853 gene encoding protein TIFY 5B-like produces MEIQTKCDLELRLFPSSYNSDFHTSVEESSSSEISQPKQESQMLTIFYNGHMCISSYLTHLEAKAILSLASRDVGSSLRSSDGSDPPMITNNITTIHRQKASMKRSLRSFLEKRNVRIQATCPYHHSR; encoded by the exons ATGGAGATCCAAACAAAATGCGACTTGGAACTTCGCTTATTCCCGTCTTCTTATAATTCTGATTTCCACACCTc GGTGGAAGAATCAAGCAGCTCTGAAATTTCACAACCAAAGCAAGAATCTCAGATGCTAACAATTTTCTACAACGGGCACATGTGTATTTCTTCATATCTTACCCATCTTGAGGCTAAAGCTATACTGTCGCTAGCGAGTAGAGATGTGGGATCATCGTTAAGAAGTTCAGACGGTTCGGATCCTCCGATGATCACAAACAATATCACCACAATTCATCGTCAAAAGGCCTCTATGAAGAGATCTCTTCGGAGTTTTCTTGAGAAACGAAATGTTCGGATTCAAGCAACTTGCCCTTACCATCATTCCCGATag
- the LOC104781854 gene encoding uncharacterized protein LOC104781854 produces the protein MTEMSSYVVENPIFEPYYKPKKQYNNLYSSLLPIPLSIFIYILCFHVLDVSPSSIFNNTKILFIISNALIIIIAADYGAFTARENHDFYGEYVAAMRNDARENPRPENAGYGVSLAEDIKNRSEKQEEAVGAKVIQHRYIPNKEAKVPERTVQVVSDENQPKNIAIEKYESVTKPNIHKTATKEENCDARKLVNSKPYGRSKSDKARGRVSMITKERRQEIKHRPKSYDRSQWDSSKWMVVHKGKKAEEMEKATQKWENVREESEEFSKMSNEELNRRVEDFIHRFNRDIKRQSF, from the coding sequence ATGACAGAAATGTCCTCGTATGTTGTTGAAAACCCTATTTTCGAGCCTTATTACAAACCCAAGAAACAATACAACAACTTGTACTCTTCGTTGCTCCCCATCCCCTTATCTATATTCATCTACATTTTGTGCTTCCACGTTCTCGACGTGTCTCCTTCGTCGATATTCAACAACACGAAGATCTTGTTCATCATCTCCAACgcacttatcatcatcatcgctgCTGATTACGGTGCATTCACTGCTAGAGAAAATCACGATTTCTACGGAGAATACGTGGCCGCGATGAGAAACGATGCAAGAGAAAACCCTAGACCGGAAAACGCGGGCTATGGGGTGAGTTTGGCGGAAGATATCAAGAACCGAagtgagaaacaagaagaagccgTGGGAGCGAAAGTTATACAACATCGGTATATACCTAACAAGGAAGCTAAAGTTCCTGAGAGAACCGTACAAGTGGTGAGTGATGAGAACCAACCGAAAAACATAGCTATCGAAAAATACGAGTCAGTGACTAAGCCAAACATTCATAAAACTGCTACTAAAGAAGAAAATTGCGACGCAAGAAAGCTGGTTAACTCTAAACCGTACGGGAGAAGCAAGTCGGATAAGGCTCGTGGACGCGTGTCAATGATAACTAAGGAACGTCGTCAAGAGATCAAACATAGACCTAAAAGTTACGATCGAAGTCAATGGGATAGCTCGAAATGGATGGTTGTTCACAAGGGGAAGAAGGCTGAGGAGATGGAAAAGGCGACGCAGAAGTGGGAGAATGTAAGAGAAGAGTCAGAGGAGTTCTCGAAGATGTCGAACGAGGAGTTAAACAGACGAGTCGAAGATTTCATCCATCGATTCAATCGAGATATCAAACGACAAAGTTTTTAG
- the LOC104781855 gene encoding transcription termination factor MTEF1, chloroplastic-like — protein MSAALSSSLYISPKKPSCPQQSQPTNLSTKPTSIKTTLHSHPLFSVADQAVTFQMKEKILCLELMGIDSGKALSLNPFLRSASLDSIESILHFLQSRGIYPNDLPRILGMCPTILTSDIRTELNPVFMFLSNDLNVPENSFRRVIKKCPRLLISSVEDQLKPALFYLRRLGFDDLDALAYQDPILLVSSVEHTLIPKLRFLESIGYTRTEAIGMILRCPALFTFSIENNFKPKLDYFMSGIKGKLENLKEFPQYFAFSLEKRIKPRHIELMERGLELPLSLMLKSTDEEFEQLLTNNPSSVANV, from the exons ATGTCTGCAGCTCTGAGCTCGTCTCTCTACATTTCCCCAAAGAAACCTTCATGTCCACAACAATCTCAACCCACAAACTTATCCACCAAACCAACGTCCATCAAAACCACTCTCCATAGCCACCCTCTCTTCTCTGTTGCCGATCAGGCCGTAACCTTCCAGATGAAAGAGAAGATCCTCTGTCTCGAGCTCATGGGAATTGACTCAGGCAAAGCCCTCTCTCTCAACCCATTTCTCCGCTCAGCCTCCCTTGACTCCATTGAATCCATCCTCCATTTCCTCCAATCGAGAGGAATCTACCCAAATGACCTCCCAAGAATCTTGGGGATGTGTCCTACGATCCTCACTTCCGACATCAGAACAGAACTCAACCCTGTATTCATGTTCCTGTCGAATGATCTCAATGTCCCTGAGAATTCGTTCAGAAGAGTGATCAAGAAATGCCCAAGGCTCCTCATTAGCAGCGTAGAAGACCAGCTCAAGCCTGCTCTGTTCTACTTGCGGAGACTTGGTTTCGACGATCTTGACGCTCTTGCTTACCAAGATCCTATCTTACTAGTCTCTAGTGTCGAACACACTCTCATCCCAAAGCTtag ATTCTTGGAGAGTATAGGTTACACAAGAACAGAAGCGATAGGAATGATACTACGATGTCCAGCACTATTCACATTCAGCATAGAGAACAACTTCAAACCAAAGCTTGATTACTTCATGAGTGGGATCAAAGGAAAACTAGAGAATCTAAAAGAGTTCCCTCAATATTTTGCATTCAGTCTAGAGAAAAGGATAAAGCCAAGACACATAGAACTAATGGAGAGAGGTTTAGAGTTGCCATTGTCATTGATGCTTAAGAGCACTGATGAAGAGTTCGAGCAATTACTCACAAATAATCCCTCTTCTGTGGCAAacgtataa
- the LOC109124523 gene encoding solanesyl diphosphate synthase 3, chloroplastic/mitochondrial-like isoform X1: protein MIFTRAVSRVSSKFLRNRSFYGSSQSIASHRLSILPDQGHSCSDVSTHKGYVCRTSYSLKSPVFGGFSHQLYHQSSSLVEEELDPFSLVADELSLLSNKLREMVVAEVPKLASAAEYFFKRGVQGKQFRSTVLLLMATALNVRVPEVLVGESADIVTSELRVRQRGIAEITEMIHVASLLHDDVLDDADTRRGVGSLNVVMGNKMSVLAGDFLLSRACGALAALKNTEVVALLATAVEHLVTGETMEITSTTEQRYSMEYYMQKTYYKTASLISNSCKAVAVLTGQTAEVAVLAFEYGKNLGLAFQLIDDILDFTGTSASLGKGSLSDIRHGVITAPILFAMEEFPQLREVVDRVEKDPTNVDIALEYLGKSKGIQRARELAMEHANLAAAAIGSLPETDNENVKRSRRALIDLTHRVITRNK from the exons ATGATATTCACGAGGGCTGTTTCACGGGTTTCTTCAAAGTTTCTGAGGAACCGTAGCTTCTATGGTAGCTCTCAATCTATTGCTTCTCATCGTCTCTCAATCCTTCCCGATCAGGGTCACTCTTGTTCTGACGTCTCTACACACAAg GGTTACGTTTGCAGAACATCATATTCATTGAAATCTCCGGTTTTTGGTGGATTTAGTCATCAACTCTATCACCAGAGCAGCTCATTAGTTGAG GAGGAGCTTGACCCGTTTTCGCTTGTTGCTGATGAGCTGTCACTTCTTAGTAATAAGTTGAGAGAGATGGTAGTTGCAGAG GTTCCGAAGCTTGCCTCTGCAGCTGAGTACTTTTTCAAAAGGGGTGTGCAAGGAAAACAGTTTCGTTCAACT GTTTTATTACTGATGGCGACAGCGCTGAACGTACGTGTACCAGAAGTATTGGTTGGTGAATCAGCAGATATAGTCACATCAGAGTTACGCGTAAGGCAACGTGGTATTGCTGAAATCACTGAAATGATACAT GTTGCAAGCCTACTGCATGATGATGTCTTGGATGATGCCGATACAAGGCGTGGTGTTGGTTCCTTAAATGTTGTAATGGGTAACAAG ATGTCGGTATTAGCAGGAGACTTCTTGCTCTCCCGGGCTTGTGGGGCTCTCGCTGCTCTGAAAAACACAGAG GTTGTAGCGTTACTTGCAACTGCGGTAGAACATCTTGTTACCGGTGAAACCATGGAAATAACTAGTACAACCGAGCAGCGTTATAG TATGGAATACTACATGCAGAAGACATATTATAAGACAGCATCTCTAATATCTAACAGCTGCAAAGCGGTTGCCGTTCTCACTGGGCAAACAGCAGAAGTTGCCGTGCTAGCTTTTGAGTACGGGAAGAATCTG gGTTTAGCATTCCAATTGATAGACGACATTCTTGATTTCACGGGGACTTCTGCCTCTCTCGGAAAGGGATCTTTATCAGATATCCGCCATGGAGTCATAACAGCCCCAATCCTCTTTGCCATGGAAGAATTTCCTCAACTACGTGAAGTTGTTGATCGAGTAGAAAAAGATCCAACGAATGTTGACATT GCTTTAGAGTATCTTGGGAAGAGCAAGGGAATACAGAGGGCAAGAGAGTTAGCCATGGAACATGCTAATCTCGCAGCAGCTGCAATCGGGTCTCTACCTGAAACAGATAACGAAAATGTCAAAAGATCGAGGCGAGCACTAATTGACTTGACCCATAGAGTCATTACCAGAAACAAGTGA
- the LOC109124523 gene encoding solanesyl diphosphate synthase 3, chloroplastic/mitochondrial-like isoform X2: MVVAEVPKLASAAEYFFKRGVQGKQFRSTVLLLMATALNVRVPEVLVGESADIVTSELRVRQRGIAEITEMIHVASLLHDDVLDDADTRRGVGSLNVVMGNKMSVLAGDFLLSRACGALAALKNTEVVALLATAVEHLVTGETMEITSTTEQRYSMEYYMQKTYYKTASLISNSCKAVAVLTGQTAEVAVLAFEYGKNLGLAFQLIDDILDFTGTSASLGKGSLSDIRHGVITAPILFAMEEFPQLREVVDRVEKDPTNVDIALEYLGKSKGIQRARELAMEHANLAAAAIGSLPETDNENVKRSRRALIDLTHRVITRNK, encoded by the exons ATGGTAGTTGCAGAG GTTCCGAAGCTTGCCTCTGCAGCTGAGTACTTTTTCAAAAGGGGTGTGCAAGGAAAACAGTTTCGTTCAACT GTTTTATTACTGATGGCGACAGCGCTGAACGTACGTGTACCAGAAGTATTGGTTGGTGAATCAGCAGATATAGTCACATCAGAGTTACGCGTAAGGCAACGTGGTATTGCTGAAATCACTGAAATGATACAT GTTGCAAGCCTACTGCATGATGATGTCTTGGATGATGCCGATACAAGGCGTGGTGTTGGTTCCTTAAATGTTGTAATGGGTAACAAG ATGTCGGTATTAGCAGGAGACTTCTTGCTCTCCCGGGCTTGTGGGGCTCTCGCTGCTCTGAAAAACACAGAG GTTGTAGCGTTACTTGCAACTGCGGTAGAACATCTTGTTACCGGTGAAACCATGGAAATAACTAGTACAACCGAGCAGCGTTATAG TATGGAATACTACATGCAGAAGACATATTATAAGACAGCATCTCTAATATCTAACAGCTGCAAAGCGGTTGCCGTTCTCACTGGGCAAACAGCAGAAGTTGCCGTGCTAGCTTTTGAGTACGGGAAGAATCTG gGTTTAGCATTCCAATTGATAGACGACATTCTTGATTTCACGGGGACTTCTGCCTCTCTCGGAAAGGGATCTTTATCAGATATCCGCCATGGAGTCATAACAGCCCCAATCCTCTTTGCCATGGAAGAATTTCCTCAACTACGTGAAGTTGTTGATCGAGTAGAAAAAGATCCAACGAATGTTGACATT GCTTTAGAGTATCTTGGGAAGAGCAAGGGAATACAGAGGGCAAGAGAGTTAGCCATGGAACATGCTAATCTCGCAGCAGCTGCAATCGGGTCTCTACCTGAAACAGATAACGAAAATGTCAAAAGATCGAGGCGAGCACTAATTGACTTGACCCATAGAGTCATTACCAGAAACAAGTGA